Genomic DNA from Scyliorhinus torazame isolate Kashiwa2021f chromosome 15, sScyTor2.1, whole genome shotgun sequence:
ACTATTGTATATGATGCTTCCACCTAACATCTTGTTACTCAAGCATATTGTGAGCTGGGAGCACGGAGAACGAGGTCAATCAGCTGGACGTTTGACTTGTGACTTGTGTACGTCCGGTCCATTCAACTGCAAAGTGCAGTTTGGTACCTTACCTTAGCtgggatataaagggagacacatccaggCAGTCAGGCATCAatgggaacaggagaaggccattcagcccctcaacgcTGTTCCATCAATCagttaggtcatggctgatctacaTCTCAATTCTGTCTTTTCCCACCTTCAATCCAAATACCCTGATATTGGatcggattggtttattgtcacgtgtaccgaggtacagtgaaaagtatttttctgcgagcagctcaacagatcattaaatacatgggaagaaaagggaataaaagaaaatacataatagggcaacacaaggtacacaatgtaactgcatatcaccggcatcgggtgaagcatacagggcgtagtgttaatcaggtcagtccataagagggtggtttaggagcctggggcgggattctctaatcccgcggcagagtgtccacgccgttgcgttttacgacggcgtgaacgggccgctgccaggactaattctggcccctacagggggccagcacagtgctggattggtttgcgccgctccagctgccgatcccggcgtgaactgtgcgccgcaggatccgcaCATGCAGTGGCGCCTGCGCCAACGCGCACATACGCAgaggctcccttcaacgcgccggccccgacgcaacatggggcagggctacaggggccaggaaaggaggcccccagccagcgaggccggcccgccgatcggtgggccccgatcgcgggccaggtcacatcggaggcccccccccccccccacccacaggtggctacccgacccttcaacgccgaggtcccgctggctcagagcaggttagaacgccgccggcgggactcgtgttttttttttttacggccactcggcccatccaggccggggaaTCATGGGGGCGGGGCCGCGTAGAACGGCCCACGACCGGTGCCGTGCCAAACACgtcggcgccaattctccgctctgcagagaatcgcgtggcgTCATCAGGGCCGCGTGGCCCAGTCGCGGGGAATTGGACAGAGGAAATAACTTTTCTGTATCAACTCAGATATTTGTCAGTTTGAGAGGTGGAGCGTGACGATTGGACACTTTGGTCCTTTCTCCAGCCTCACTGTCTGCTTTAACTTCCAGCACTGTTTCACCAATACTCTTTCAACTTCAGTGCTGTGGCACAGAAGCACTTTTCTCTGtttatattcatagaatttacagtgcagaaggaggccattcggcccatcgagtctgcaccggctcttggaaagagcaccctacccaaggtcaacacctccaccctacccccataacccagtaaccccacccaacactaagggcaattttggacactaagggcaatttctcttggccaaaccacctaacctgcacatctctggactgtgggaggaaaccggaggaaacctatgtgcagactccgcacagacagcgaccctgtTATAACGATACAACGATTGATGACAGGTGTGATGCATAGTGGTGTTTACGCCTTTTTCACAGCATTCCTGATGTTGACGTTACAACACAGGGACAACAAACTCCATCAAAGTTcaccgcccttgacattcaatttggTCCAAGATTTTTATTTGTCGTATATGAGTATTGTGGATTTCTGAAACAAACTCTCCAATGACCACAGAATCttatggcacagaaggaagccaatcAGGCCATTgtggtctgtgctggctctttgaagagttatccaattagtcccactctctctgctcttttcgccagggttccaggtatttttccaattctcttttgaaggttATTATGAATTTGCTTTCCCCAGCTTCTGGCGAAGATGGTGGCATGGCGGAAATGTtagtggttaataataataatataatctttattcgtgtcacaagtaggtttacattaacactgcaatgaagttactgtgaaaagcccctagtcgccacattccggcgcctgttcgggtacactgagggagaattcagaatgtccaattcacctaacaagcacatctttcggggcttgtgggaggaaaccggagcacccggaggaaacccacgcagacacggggagaacgtgcagactccgcgcagacagtgacccgagccgggaattgaacccaggaccctggcgctgtgaagcaacagtgctaaccattgtgctaccgtgccactccagtgAGCCAGGCGAATGAGATGCGTTGCACATAGCCAGATCCTACATACAGCAACGTGACGACAACCAGCTAATCTGtttttcagtgatgttgattgagggataactattgaGCAGGACACTGGGGAGTACTCCTGCAGCTCTTTTTATAACAGTGGCATTGGCAGCGTCTGTCCCCACCTGACAGGCCAGGCAGAGTCTCAGTTTAACGTCTAGTTAATTCTATTTAACACAATGTAAATTCTTTCCATATTTATCCATTTAATATTAATCATTAAAATTGTTGTTTTAAATGCATTTGTTAAATAATTATTCTGCAAAAAGTCCAATTTTAGTACAGGCAAATGAAAATCATTCAGTAACGAACTTTACATTTTACAAAAATTGAAGAACACACTCAGAAGTTCCATATATATCCATTGCCTAATTTAGTTAAAAAAACCACAAAATATACAAACAGCTTCTGACAGGATTCATCGTCCTTGGGAAAGCAGTGTCCTGTGCTCCGAAAATGAGTCTCTTTCTCGTGGAGAGTATCTGAAAGCAGTGTCATAAAGAAAATATCCCCTTCTGGCTGAGTGTTAGAATCGGCAGAGTgaaggtaaagcaacaattgcacTCGTCAGCTGCTCATTGACAGGCAGCCCCATTTCTGGGACGATATAGAGAGATGTCCTTCATGCATCCCAAACGTCACAGCACTCGTCAAATTAGTTCTCAGGTGGCACATGGAATGCAACACCTGTAAAAATAGTTAGGGCTCTCAGGTCCAGCACAAGTCGAAAAACAATAGTGAGAAAAAAGGCTGCCCTCCTCCCGTAGTGCCTCCTCTTTTTTTGAAACAAAGAAGTATTGTTCAATGTCTGATATTTATGGCAGCATATTCTGTATCTTCATCAGGGGCTGTGACTGATCCCTTTCTGCATAACATGGACGTGTTCAATGAAGCATAAATAATTGTATTGTTTGGAGCGTCGTCAGAAGAACAGGCATCAGTTCTGTGATTTGCAGGATTATTGCAATCGTTAACAGTTAAAGAATTTGGAGTTGTTGAGCCTTCCGGACGCCCATTCATGTTTTCATAGATTGTAGGTTTGCCATTAGTCACAGTCATAGCCtggaaaatgaaagaaaaaagaaGCAATGAGATTTTCCGCCAACATGTATATAAATATACTCTCGCTGAGTTCCAGAGGGATATTGATTTACCAATGAAGCATGCAAGTAATGTTGCAATGTCGGGGAAAGGAACTGCATTGTTTAACTTTTCTCACTGCCCTGGCAATCCAGTTTTAGCACTTTGCTAAACCCCGGAACCGAGCAGCAGCGAATCGATATTGTCATGGGagtatccctttaagaaaggtttttgttttatctcatggcttcagtgatgtcattttgtgggtggagctgagctgtggctgtgaggtttttttttttttttgtttcattttcagtttgactgctgtggactcagaggaAGAAAGAcatgttttttttcccccctgtCTTTCTATGTTTTAATTTTGAAGACTTGCTCCTGTGGAAAATCCATTggttatagctacctgctttggtaacttaaaagatatagtttgctttccggaaggagttgcaatctgctggtgagacggggtcagaatctcagggaaagccagtctcattcaagtgagaatgcagagtgctgggccacgcccttggaaaggggttattggtttatgggattttgtttttgaattgtaacagttaagggggaattcattacgtattatacatagattagtgtagctgtgtggtgtctttaggtttataattgataaaagttcttgttgtgtgtttatatatatgttaactaagttcttataataaagcttgttttgattaaagtgtctgggaagactgttaaatcacacctgaagggaaggctcctgtgctcatcctagccaaattcaatacaaaggttgtaggtcaggtggacttcataacatactttggagtttctgagccctgacccataacaatatctGCAATGCTATTTACTCCTAATACACAAATGGAGAGAACCAAGTTTCTGTGGTAACTATTGTATATTGGACATTGGCcgattctttgaatatttttgaggcagaggtAGATATTGATGAATAAGTGGGTGAAAGGGTATCGGGTGTTGGCACGAATGTGGAGCTGAAGTTcaaattagatcagccatggtcttattgaatggcggagcaggctcgaggggccgaatggcctcctcctggtcatAATTTGGATGTTTGTATGCACATGAAACATTTAATTGAACACGACAAGGAGTCATTTGCAGAAGAGATAATTTCAGGAACAGAGATGCACCCAGTAACCGGTTGCTAATGACTTATGTCCATTCTCAACCTTACAACCTTCCATCTTTTTTTTTGCTGTAGATAGACTTGATGAAAAAGACTCTGCATTTACATGTCGCCTCTCATCATGTCAGAATGTACTGAAGTGTTTTACAGCTAATGATGGAAATGTAATAGCCAACtttgtgcatagcaagatcccgcaaactgcaatgtgataactAACCACCAGATCGTGTGTTTCTATTGATGTTGGTTGTCactagccggtttagctcagttggttggacagctggggtgtgtgatgcagagcgaggccagcagtgtgggttcaatccccgtactggctgagggtattcatgaccttgtccctctcacctgaggattggtaaccctcaggttaaatcaccaccagtaagcTCCCCTActgaaaggagaaagcagcctatggccatcaaatttacagtgaagaaggaggccattcagcccatcgagtctgcaccggcccttggatagggcaccctacctaagtccacacctccactgtaacccagtaaccccacctcaccttttttggacactaagggcaacttagcatggccaaacttcctaacctgcacatctttggactgtgggaggaaaccggagcacccggaggaaacccacgcacacacggggagaacgtgcagactccgcacagacagtgacccaagccggaattgaacccaggactctggagctgtgaagccacagagctaaccactgtgctactgtgccgcccaaatttagagtacccaattcatcttttccaaattagggggcaatttagcgtgaccagtccacctaccctgcacacctttgggttgtgggggcgaaacccacgcaaacacggggagaatgtgcaaactccacacggacagtgacccagagctgggatcgaacctgggaccacagcgccatgaggcagcagtgctaaccaccgccaccgtgctgccccagatccccctcactccccgcagcctTTAATATCCGACCCAGTCTAATCGTGCACATGCCCTCCCTGTCCATTCACTTAGATTTTCAAGTCTGCTTCAGCTGTAGTTAGTGAGTGAGATTTCCACATTGGACTGAATTGGATTGgatcggatttgtttattgttacgtgtaccgaggtacagtgaaaagtatttttctgcgagcagctcaacagattattaagtacatgagaagaaaagggaatagggaataaaagaaaatacataatagggcaacacaaggtatacaatgtaactacataagcactggcatcgggtgaagcatacagggtgtagtgttaatgaggtcagtccataagagggtcatttaggagtctggtgacagtgggtaaGACACTGTTTTTGAGTCATCCTCATGACTCTGTGAGTAAAGCCACTTTTGGAAAATGTCCCCATCAATTCTTTTTGTAATTATCATTAATTTGTGCTTCTCATTGTCGGAGCCAGTCTTTAAGTTTCATTCCTCAAATGAAAATTGGACCTGAAATTCTTAATTCCGCCTTCAGCAGCTGCTGCGTGAGTCAGACTCGACTAAAGTTTTACCAAAACAACAAAACCTATGAATAAGGTTAAACTAAGTATCTAAATGGCTAAAGGCGCCTATAAAAGACCTGAAAGATGTACTCTGCTGAATCTCCCTCAATTTCCGGCCTCAGATCTACAGCGATGGAACTGGAAATAAATTTTATAATGATTATTTGTTTGAAGTATAAATATTCACAAATTAGTTAAGCAATGCTGAATGAGGGTTTAGCTTGAGGTAGCCCCAAACTGGTCTCTGTTTTAGGATAAATATCCTTTTATAGTCTTCTAAATCTTTAATAGTCTCACACCTTCTTGATCATCGTTGTACTAAACGGGAATATCTCACACTGGGAAATAAATGATGCATACATACCACATTCCTCTTCACATATAAGAGTCACTCAAGATCAACGTTAATTGAATTAAGCTGATTGAAAACTATTAAACTAAACTACCCGCTGACAGTCCCTTTCTTTACATTTTGTACATAAAATTTACAACATTGGAACTGACAATTCAACCCAATTATGTTTATTTTCCACAAGCGCCTCCTCCTATCCTCCCTTTACCTCACCCTATCAGcatttccttctattcctttccctCTCATGTGGTTATCCAGCCCCCCCTTGACTTCCCCTTACTATTcatctcaaccactccctgtgggagcgagttccacattctcaccactctgtcTGGGGAATGAGTTTCTCCTGTATTCCTgactggatttattagtgactcccTCACATTTATGGTCCCTAGCTTTGGAGTCTCCCATACGTGGAAACATTTAAAGTACATGTATCATTCAGAGATCATTCCTGATTTAAAGAtccctatcaggtcaccccttctCTATTCTAGAGGGGGCCTGTCACTCTATCCTGAAGCAACAACAGTTGGCAGGGAGCTGTGGTGCCACAGGACAACtccgagacagggagagcgagaggctcCGAGGCgatgcagaggagattgacgaGACTGTTCCCAGGGATGATGGTCTtcagttaatgtggagggactgggGAAACTGGGTTGTACTCCTTAGAGCGGAGGAGGTTAAGGGGAGTGTTGCTAATCAGAGGATCCAAATTTAAGTTAATTGGCACATAAAGCTAGCAGGGAGATGAGGGGAAACTTTTGATGCCATGGGCTGTTGTGATCTGGGACGCATTGCCTGAAAGGGCGgcggaaacagattcaatagtaagtttcaaaagaaaattgggtaaATGCTTGAAATGGAAGAGCTTGGAGGGCTGACACCAACAGCTTCCATTTATACAGAACCTCCCATGGAGCAAcacatcccaaagtgtttcactGGAGAATTATCACTTGACACTGAATCACATAAGGGGACATTAGCACAATGACTGTAAGCTTGGTCAAGGAGGCAGATTTTAAACAGTGTCTGAAAGAAGGCTAgtcagagagatggagaggttgagggaggaaatttcagagcttagggcccagacaGCTGAAGGCCACCAGTGGTGGAGTGATTCAAATCGAGATGTGTTGGGGCTAATTGGAGAAGCGCAGAGACCTCAGAGGATCATAgagctgtggggaaagagcgggaTAGTGAGACCACCCGGATAGATCCTTTATCGAGCCAGCACAAAGCACTATGGGCCAACTGGCCTTTTTCTGTGTGGTGTGGTTCTATAATTAAGTGCTTGAGGCGTATTAGAGAAGGAAGAGAGTCAGCTCTACATTATTTCTAATGCGAGTGAAATAATGAAAAAATGCAGACTCACGTGACATTCATGCCTCCCACAGCTATCAACGGGTTCTCCCGTTCCTCCAGGTTCTAGGAAAATGACGAATAAACTGATTATGTAGCAATGGCAGAAGAAATGTATTTGAAAATAAGGTTGTTATTAAATGAAAATTGTGATGGTATTGATTGGACTGGAATTCTCACCATTAAAGTTTCTGATGCAGAAATATGTGATCAGCACAAGGAATAGGACAGTGCCCAAAATTCCCATGACAATAATACTGTAAAAAATCCAAATCGGGGTACTGAGAGGATTTTGTGTCTTCATTGTGGAGTTTGCAGAGGTCTCTGTAGACACAAAACGTACAGAGTTTATAGCTGACAGGTTACGTACAAGCTGAGGAGACAAATACTGTGCACCATtcccccaactcccctcacccccagtAACATTTAAAAATATTGTCACCAGGAAATAATGCCTGACATTGATACGACGCCTTTCATAAACCTCAGGGTGTCTCAAAGTGCTTCGCAGTCAATGAAGTGCTTTTAACGTGGAATTACCGTTATGATGTAGGAGAcactgcagccaatttgtgcacagcaagatcccgcaatcaGCAATGCGACAATGACTGTATCATCTGTTATTCGGTTTCGGTTGAGGgtaaaacattggccaggacaccagggagagctCCCCCTGCTCCTGTTCAAAGTAGCGTGCATGGGACCTTCTCTGCCCACCCGGGATTACCCACGGAGCCACACTGTTTATCTTCAGTAGACTGGTTATTTCAGCAGCCCGGTGATTTCAGCAGACCGGTGATTTCAGCAGACCGGTGATTTCAGCAGACCGGTGATTTCAGCAGACCGGTGATTTCAGCAGCCCGGTGATTTCAGCAGACCGGTGATTTCAGCAGACTGGTGATTTCAGCAGACCGGTGATTTCAGCAGACTGGTGATTTCAGCAGACCGGTGATTTCAGCAGACCGGTGATTTCAGCAGACCAGTGATTTCAGCAGACCGGTGATTTCAGCAGACCAGTGATTTCAGCAGACCAGTGATTTCAGCAGACCAGTGATTTCAGCAGACCGGTGATTTCAGCAGACCGGTGATTTCAGCAGACCAGTGATTTCAGCAGACCGGTGATTTCAGCAGACCAGTGATTTCAGCAGACCGGTGATTTCAGCAGACCAGTGATTTCAGCAGACCAGTGATTTCAGCAGACCGGTTATTTCAGCAGACTGGTTATTTCAGCACGGACAGTTGCACGGGACTTTACTGTGGAGTTAGCAGCTGTGTGATTTTGTACATTCGTTAAAAATGGCTCATTTGGGGAGGATCTAGTCTGAGGTTCTCTCACTGCAGAACCTCAATGGGCTGAAAATACCAAGGTGCTAACTTGCAAAGGAGCATCAGATCTATCTCTGCTTGAGCTGAGGTCTTGTCCAAGAACTGTTCAGATTCATTGCTCTTAACTTTTCTCAAAGCAGGAATGTTGTGTTCAGTGATGTCACCGTTCATTAGGAAGCACACACAACATGAATGTGTTTAACTAGCACAATGTTTTATTGTCAAACACATGGAAAGGCAACTAACAGAAatgaatatatatatagacaaagttactTGGGAGATACTCTacgtgcgactgtcctgttgtacgaCCTGTCACCAACTGCCCGGTGTCCCACGTCACAGGACCAAGGTATGACGCCAccaactggttggaggtcgcaGTACAAATTATGTACAGTATCATTCACcaacatatcaccacatccccctttctttggagGTGTCAACATTTATATACAAAAACATTATTTACAATGAACAGAAACATTGTTTATATTGATATGTACAAAGGCATGATGGTTTTAAACACAAATTGTTAGAAGTTCAGTCTATCCGGCTTGTACTGCAATCTGCTTGACACTCTGAGTATTGGCTGACTCAGTGAACATGCCCCACCTTCTTCTGGTGCTGGTGTCTCTGTTCGTACTACATTTCCAGCTACGGTTTCTTTATTGATCActggctccatggtgtgtgtcatgtCTTCCTCAGATTTGGTGTTGCACACCAGCTCTCCCACTGGATTCAACACCAAGGGCCGTGGCACTTTTAGTAACGCCCTTTGGTTCCTTTGTAGGACCGAACCATCCTCCGAGATGACCCAGGACCAGCCCtaggcattccttttcgatctgcgcatgccTGCACTCGGTTTCAGTCATTGCCCTCGAGGTATGTGCCACCGGCAGCCAGCTGTCGTCTGCACCCTGCTGCAGAATCATTGCATCCTGAGACACTTGCGTCTTTTTTGTTGGGTCAAAGAAAGCACGGATTGGCGCTGCTTTACGCGAGATTTGCAGCGGCTGCCACTCCTGCTCTTGCTTGGGTGTCCAGTTGAAAACTGCATCTTGCTTGATTGAATCTCGCAAGTGGGACGTTtttgaggccaggttgggaataaatTTGCCCACAAGGTTTTTTGCCGAGTacgcgtacatagaacatagaacataacagcgcagtacaggcccttcggccctcgatgttgcgccgacctgtgaaaccactctaaagcccatctacactattcccttatcgtccatatgtctatccaaagaccatttgaatacccttagtgttggcgagtccactactgttgcaggcagggcattccacacccttactactctcggagtaaagaacctacctctgacatctgtcctatatctatctcccctcaatttaaagctatgtcccctcgtgctagacatcaccatccgaggaaaaaggctctcattgtccaccctatccaatcctctgatcatcttgtatgcctcaattaagtcacctctcaaccttcttctctctaatgaaaacagcctcaagtccctcagcctttcctcataagatcttccctccacaccaggcaacattctggtaaatctcctctgcaccctttccaatacttccacatccttccgataatgcggcgaccagaattgcacgcaatactccaaatgcggctgcaccagagttttgtacagctgcaacatgacctcatggctccgaaactcaatccctctaccaataaaagctaacacaccgtacgccttcttaacaaccgtctcaacctgggtggcaactttcagggatctatgtacatggacaccgagatctctctgctcatccacactgccaagaatcctaccattagcccagtactctgtcttcctgttattccttccaaaatgaatcacctcacacttttctgcattaaactccatttgccacctctcagcccagcgctgcagcttatctatgtccccctgtaacttgtaacatccttccgcactgtccataactccaccgactttagtgtcatctacaaatttactcacccatccttctacgccctcttccaggtcatttataaaaatgacaaacagcaatggccccaaaacagatccttgtggtacaccactagtaactggactccagtctgaacatttcccatcaaccaccaccctttgtcttcttccagctagccaatttttgatccaaactgctgaatcaccctgaatcccatgcctccgtattttctgcagtagcctaccgtggggaaccttatcaaacgctttcctgaaatccatatacaccacatcaactgctttaccctcatccacctgtttggtcaccttctcaaagaactcaataaggtttgtgaggcacgacctacccttcacaaaaccgtgttgactatctctaatcaaattattcctttccagatgattatacatcctatctcttataaaccgttccaagattttgcccacaacagaagtaaggctcactggtctatagttaccggggttgtcgctactccccttcttgaacaaggggacaacatttgctatcctccagtcttctggcactattcctgtagacaaagatgacttaaagatcaaagctaaatgctcagcaatctcttcccgagcttcccagagaatcctaggataaatcccatccggcccaggggacttatctattttcacactttccagaattgctaacacctcctccttaagaacctcaagcccttctagtctagtagcttgaatctctgcattctcctcgacaacattgtctttttcctgtgtgaatactgatgaaaaatattaatttagcacctctcctatctcctcggactccaagcacaacttcccactactgtccttgactggccctactcttaccctagtcattcgtttattcctgacatatctatagaaagctttaggattatccttgaccctacctgccaaagacttctcatgtcccctcctggctcttcttagctctctctttaggtccttcctagctaacgtgtaactctcgagcgccctaactgaaccttcatgtctcatctttacataagcctccttcctcttgacaagtgttttgactgctttagtaaaccacggttcccttgctcgaccatttcctccctgcctgacaggtacatacttatcaaggacacgcagtagctgttccttgaacaagctccacatttccattgtgcccatcccctgcagttttcctctccatccgatgcatcctaagtcttgcctcatcacatcataattgcctttcccccagatataactcttgccctgcggtatatacctatccctttccatcactaaagtaaacgtaatcgaattgtggtcactatcaccaaagtgctcacctacctccaaatctaacacctgtcctggttcattacccagtaccaaatccaatatggcctcgcctctcgttggcctatctacatactgtgtcaggaaaccctcctgcacacattggacaaaaacaaacccatctaaagtactcgaactgtagcgtttccagtcaatatttggaaagttaaagtcccccacaactaccctgttgctttcactcctatccagaatcatctttgcaatcctttcctctacatctctggaacttttcggaggcctatagagaacccctaactgggtgacctctccattcctgtttctaacctcagcccatactacctcagtcgacgagtcctcatcaaatgtcctttctgctaccgtaatactgtccttgactaacaatgccacccctccccctcttttaccaccttccctgagcttactgaaatatctaaaccccggcacctgcaacaaccattcctgtccctgctctatccgtggagaatcgccggtagctggcgtgaatcccgcccccgccgtgtcccgaattctccgccaccagagattcgtcggaggcgggaatcacgccgcgccggtcggcgggttccccccagcgattctccagcccgcgatgggccgaagtccagtcgCTGTCAACCCtcgtcagccggcgtggattgatccatctaccttaccggcgggacaaggcggcacctgcaggctccgggatctggccccggggggtgctcccacggtggcctggcccgcgatcggctctcaccgatcggtgggcgggcctgtgccgtgggagcacactttttcttccgccttcgccatggtgga
This window encodes:
- the LOC140391506 gene encoding uncharacterized protein isoform X1, which gives rise to MTTRRRTMWCVKTHNYFFLTSFLYFSAHLKGSYPCGLQVGYPRATFNYTVGDSLELVCCVLCATEKTEVHWCKYHSNSCQKVKETTRSSTNIHNETKQKMLVVYTISSVNLTDSGSYQCRAKQGGVQANGNSIVVNVFESKEHIDENNFTETSANSTMKTQNPLSTPIWIFYSIIVMGILGTVLFLVLITYFCIRNFNEPGGTGEPVDSCGRHECHAMTVTNGKPTIYENMNGRPEGSTTPNSLTVNDCNNPANHRTDACSSDDAPNNTIIYASLNTSMLCRKGSVTAPDEDTEYAAINIRH
- the LOC140391506 gene encoding uncharacterized protein isoform X3 produces the protein MLVVYTISSVNLTDSGSYQCRAKQGGVQANGNSIVVNVFESKEHIDENNFTETSANSTMKTQNPLSTPIWIFYSIIVMGILGTVLFLVLITYFCIRNFNEPGGTGEPVDSCGRHECHAMTVTNGKPTIYENMNGRPEGSTTPNSLTVNDCNNPANHRTDACSSDDAPNNTIIYASLNTSMLCRKGSVTAPDEDTEYAAINIRH
- the LOC140391506 gene encoding uncharacterized protein isoform X2, giving the protein MTTRRRTMWCVKTHNYFFLTSFLYFSAHLKGSYPCGLQVGYPRATFNYTVGDSLELVCCVLCATEKTEVHWCKYHSNSCQKVKETTRSSTNIHNETKQKMLVVYTISSVNLTDSGSYQCRAKQGGVQANGNSIVVNVFETSANSTMKTQNPLSTPIWIFYSIIVMGILGTVLFLVLITYFCIRNFNEPGGTGEPVDSCGRHECHAMTVTNGKPTIYENMNGRPEGSTTPNSLTVNDCNNPANHRTDACSSDDAPNNTIIYASLNTSMLCRKGSVTAPDEDTEYAAINIRH